The Mugil cephalus isolate CIBA_MC_2020 chromosome 8, CIBA_Mcephalus_1.1, whole genome shotgun sequence genome segment GCGTGTGAAAAGAAGCAAATGACTCAGATGAGCCAAGACGCCATGTTGCCGTTGTTACATCTGTGTTTCGCATCATATTAAGAACATGTGATTCACCCAGATAAACTAGAAATGTTGCATGTGTTCTTGCTTTGATTTGGCTGCAGatatttcatgttcatgtgtgttcatCCAatttcatttgcacattttcaatttcacttcaaaaagataaatatggttgcattttaaatttagtGTTTGCTTTTTAAGACACAAAACGTTATCCTGAAAGGTGTTTATCTAAactaattataattaaatatgaaaatgcgTGGGTTTCTTATTGGCAATGCTTAGATTTGTCCACAAACAATAAGGTTCTGTCCACTTCAGCAGCTACGAGATGAGAAATGTGTTTCTACATGAATTTATCctcaaaaataatcaaatactAGAAATACAGATTTAGATTGTTCTCTGTAAATATGAGAAATACtactgtagttttatttttttatatttgttctaCCTCCACCACACAGTCTAGGGGTCACCttaattgacatttttttaaatgaatttagtGTAAGAGGGCACATGATCTACTGAATTTGCAAcaattcagttatttttaatatgcaCTTGAGTGTAAGTGGTTTCAGGGATTAATCAAATTGCTAATTAAATTTTCACTGCAAACTACACTATCTATACTATCGTATTTGTTTACGTCCCTCGTACCAATCAGATGGATGGAGTGGTGTTTTTGCACACTGGTTTCATCATTCAGAGCCAGGCCCGCGGTGCGCAGTGAGCTGCGCACCGAGAGGCGGCGCTTCTGTCTGCTTCGCGATTGCTGATGTCACCACTGGAAGTGCGCCCCGGCAGGGTTCAGCCCTCTCAGCCCACACACACTAGCTATAAATACAGACGGGCTGCTGCGTCCTGCACTCACTCGCTTCACCGCTCCAACCAAGAGCCTCTCCGGCGAAACAGTGCGCACCGAACAACTCATCCTCGCGGAGTTGGAGGGCCACAGTTGGAGCAGAGAAACCCCGGAGAACAAAGAGCCGAGATGTCTTCCTACGTCTACTCCGAATGCCGCCGGGTCAGCCCGTCTGTCCACGGCAACAAGTTTGACACGGCGCACCGCAAGAAGGCCGTGGGCAACATCTTCGAGAACGTCAACCAGGACGCCCTGATGAAACTCTTCCAGAAAACGGGCGACATGAAGGCggaggagagggtgaggagCATCTTCTCCTACACGCAGGACCCGGAGGAGACGGCCCGAGCCCTGATGGCTCTGAAGCAGAGAAAGAAGGACAAGTTCCTCCAGATCGCGGGGATGGTCCGACATCTGCTGAAACTGCGTTGACTCTGTTTTTACCAGTCTTTAATCGACTGTGTCTCTGTCGGCTCATGTGCGAGCTGAATCTGAAAACGCTCCCAGTGTGACTGGGGTTGCCGCCTGTCGCCTGGAAAGGCGCGTCGGGTGCGGAGGAGAAAGAGCAGCCCCGCCGCCCGGAGGACATCACTCACGCAGCAGCTGTCGCCTCATGGACGGAGGCGACGGCGGAGAGTCCTGCCCGGAGCAGGAAGAGGGGGATGATGTGATTGGAAATAAGAAGGGAATACGCGACTTCCCTCGAGACTTGAACTCACTAAAGCATTCTTGTGGATGCGTGACTGTGAAGCAGCCCCCAGTACAGGTGCACATCACTGTGTtgatgctgcagagctgcaacaTGAGACTTTTCAGTGCCGAAGAAACCTGCCTACACGAATGCCTGTCCTGAACACATGCCTTGCCTTTCATTTTGTCATATGAACGCTGCTCATTAGTGGCCACTAATGTGTTATTGTTACCAAATTCCAAAAGCACAACGATCTGCATTTATGAAACGTTccttgtttgtcattttttaaaaataaattatttaattatattctcTGTTGTTTGTCCTTTGTTGAGGTGTGTCATTTACAAGGTAGTCTCATCCTGTATGGAGGTGATGCTTTACTGGTCACTACTATCATCCAGATCAGATGTAGTGGATTACTTTATATTAGCAGCAGCTGAGGCTTAATATTGACTTTGTTAAGCTGCATTAAGGTACAGAGGAAATATGAAAGTTCTGACCTTTAGAGCCCAGGGATGCGTGAGGAGGACGGACTGCACAAAAACAAGATGAGAACAAAAAGAAGCCTAATAGTGAAATTAGTagtaggaataaaaaaaaataagaaagtgaAACCAAATCTCATTTCAGCCATCTGCCATTAAACATGATGACCTCAGTATTGGTCATCTACAGGGAATCCCCCCACATCAGATATCCAAGGAACTGTATAGTAACATTAAGTGTAGATGACTAAAACCTTCCAGCAGCTTGCGTGTAATACTGAGTCAGGTAATTTAGGATTATTCATTagcaaaaggggaaaaaaaagaacaaagaagggGCACGCTATGAGTGTACTGcatccctgtgtctgtgtttttctttgaggCACAACATCTGGAGGGAATAGAATCACTCATGAGACGATGCGGTTAACCTTCATTGGGTTTCCCTCACAGACTGTACATGTATGCCAGACCGGCGTAAACCAGTTTGGCTCAGGTTGTGCAGGGAtggagagggtgggggtggagggggttggACGGCTTTCACCGCAcagcgtgtttgtgttggaGTCTTTTTAATCGTCCCTGCGCTCTAGATAAGAGCCTGTCTAAGTAGCATTACAGGGTTTAGACGCGTGGAGGCTTTGCTCGGCACCCTTTGATTCTTTACCCCCTCAAGTGACCCCTCCATTTCTTCTACCACTCACATTTACACCCTGTTTctaaacctttttctttttctctttttggtcTCATTTTGGTAGGTTGTGTATGCAGGCTAAGCTGCAGACACACATCACCAGAGTGGATGTCTGTTAATCTGCTTGCTCTGATAGTCCCTCTACCGGCTCAAACCAGTTCCCTGGGTTGTTGTTCATGACGACATCGGACTGAAGGCGGTTCTCGCATGTGCTGAGAGATATGGGAAACTCCGGTATCTGTTGCCCCAAGGCGTGGAAGTCTGAGGTTAATCATCACCTGTGTCTTTTCGAAAAGGTGTGCTTGTCTCCTGTCAGAAACGAATTACTAACCTCAGATGCCCATCCTTATACCTGTGAATCTTGAACACCATATATGGTTTGATCGGAAGCTAGGGCTTTCCTTTGTATGATGAATAAAACCTAATGTAATCTAATCAGTATGTATAATAAGGCAATCAAGTCAAAGCAAGGTCACTTTAAATGACTGATTTGAGTCAACTTATAGTTTTTACAGCAGTGCATCAAATGGTGTGATGGACCTctaatgtaatatttatatgggttatatgaataattaataaaaaaaagctacttTTAGCTGTAGCTCTGTCTGGCTTTACAGAACAAGccatcattttctctttctctttctcattgTTTCGTGTTCCTCTCCCAGGTTTTATTGCGTGGAATTTGGACACAGCAGGAAGTGGTTATCATGAAAtagaaacacacataaaaagttGCTGTACACAACTACCTTCCaaccaccaaacaccagacaaACACAGCTAGCCTGAGCAGAATTTAGCAGCTAAAAAACCTGATGGTTGGTGGAAACCAAAATCCGAAATAAATGAGAGTAAAACTTGGacttatattatatttaaaagttgCCATAAACACAACGAAGTAATTGGAACTGCAagggtttgcaaaaaaaaataatctcatgTCAAGACCATAAACTAAATCATTCATCTTCTTGAGAAAGTTCCTGTCAAACTACAGCTTGTTGTGTTTAAACAGAGGATATATAAAGTGTCTTGGGTGTGTTTGGCAGGAGCTACTCAGCAGATTTTGATACTGTTGGACAACGCCAGGTCATGCCGTGCTAAACTAACTGAATGCTTTAGTAGCATGAAATTTGATGAGCAGACAAGAGTGGGAATTCTCCTTAGTCTGGCCATGTAAACCAACAAGCGcatatctaaaaaataaatgtaataataataaataataattaataataaaaaaggaagaatctaataatatacatttctttttcagtcgAGGTTGCCACTTTATCACAGTTTGTTAATAATACGCtctatttttactcttttatctTGCAGCTGTCCCTTTTGTTTGGCTCGTGTATCTCACACCAggcagggatttttttttctttcttttattggcCCCCTTTTCCTTTTAGGGCTATCCAATTGTTAAGGGAAAGAAAGCTAAATATTCAAGGCAGTTGTCTTGGCTGTCTTTGCTGTGTTGGCAGCGTTGTGCAGCGTTGGACTCGGGCCTGCACTCTCCCACCCTCTTCCTGCCTTTCATCAGCCTTAGAAACGGCAAAAGCTTTGATGTCAACAGACACTGTGGCAGACAGCCTGCGAGCCTGGAGGACAGCAAccgcagagacagagacaaagacagaggaacATCCAGGGTAGAGTTGAAGAGGGTCAGGGTAAAAACTACAGTTGAACTAAAGGTGTGCGAAATATCTTTATGTACCCAGTGttatgttatataaataaatagaatcacaattatgacaaaaaaaaaaaaaaaagacacttgagAAAGGTTGTCTTTTTTGCCACCAAACTAAATACATATTACATAAATAGAAAACTAAACTTAAATGCtggaataaaatacatatttattttttaaatatttttctgtttagaaCAATGTGTCGCTCAGTGCGTGTCTCTGTCTTCTGAGAAACACACTGATGATAAACTGAGAGACTACATGGCCACAAAAGTATGTAGTCAACCATTTTTCCTGAACAAAGAGAAATGGTTcgtgcatgtttattttttcctcgtTTGTTCAGCTAAAACAAGATTTGGCATGTTCTCTGCGGTTAAATATTCCAGTTTTTCTATGAACGCAGCCACTGGGGGTTGGataaagaaagggagagaaaaaaagaggcgaAATGGAGAGGTGCTAGATTAGTGATTACAGTGCAGGGAGCGGCTGTCAACTCGATTCCAGTGCAGACCGGTTCAAACCAAAGTCTGCGATGAGGAACTAAGCATGAGCTGTACACAGGCTTAGGATTAGTCAGCGCATGGCTGGGAGATGCTCCCATAAAATCAACAGCCCTGGATCCGGGTCTTGGTTGATAAATGACGTGGGCCGCGACACTTGGCTCGTCTTACGATAACAAAAGGCTTCTCATTTGGCATTTGGGTTGTTTTTATCATAAATTCAGCCAGCCTGCTGGACCTTCTCTGAGAAAGGCAAAATGAAGTGATCCAAaattggatgtgtgtgtgtgtgtgatataaaatcattatatttctatttatcagaagaggaagaacagaCCTTAACTCACATTGCTTACTTTAAGAGGATTTTCTAAACAAATGGGGCGTTTACTGTCAGCCACCCACTATGGCTGCTAGAAATAGTCGCACAGTGTTTGGATTTatcatattaattattattataattattatactAGTATGTTAGTCTATAATATATCATCACACTGTTGATCCTCAGTTAGGAGTAATGTTTAATGTTGAGAATTAGATTTATTGTGACAGTGGTTTTATGTTTATGGCTGGGCATGTTGATGTCTGTCTTAACCTCTGACCGAATGAACTCAAAATGAGTTCTTCAGAGTTTCTAGACCTGTATCATTttccaaacaacaaaacatccGCCtatattttatactgttttatttcttacttAGCCTTGCGTTTGTTCCGCCAAACACAAAGATTGATTCTGGTTATTCAGAAAGTcattcaattttaaaaaaaagtaaacattatttattctatttgacacacaaatacagttttGGAGGTTCTATCTTTCTCTGAATAGTCATCTGGATGTGTGGCAGTAACCGACTGGAAAATAAAGCTGTTGGTTGACTGTGACTACTACACTCAAATGTTCCCGCTTAATCATGAGTTCCAGGATCCTTGGAAACCTGGATCCTGACGTTACAATGAAATTTAAGCCTGCTATAAATGACTGCGGGATGTGTCACAACCAggctccttctccttttctcccacTGACCGAGTTGTCTGCTCTGGTGAAGAATGTTTctgatggttcagtccaaaGGCCTGGCCTATTTTCCGCACCACGTGTCAAAAGCAGCTGGTTGACTGGCCGGTCAGGATGGAGCAAAGGTCAGAGGGTCATGGTGATGTAAGATGCATCCAGGAAGAAggtgaaatgtgtgaaaagaaGAGGAATGCAGGAAGAGAATGGGCATCGACTGTCAGAGGGTTTTCCTTGAAGCGCCGGTCTGTCTGACTCACTGCTTTTCCTACAGGGGCCCCATCTGTGTAGTGGCATCATCCGGATTAGCTCATGATGGGAATACAAAAGAGACcgaaaatgaaacacatttgtcGCCATCAAATAGGGACCTCTGGAATTTGGCACATTTGCAGAATCTGATTGTCTCTGCACAGATGTCATTCACGTGGGATTAGAGCAGCACAGTCTGAGGgtcctctttgttgtttttggatgAGTCACTGCATTGTGCATGCTCTTCCTTGTTCTAGTGCGCAATTCGCCGTGGCCTCGCATTAACGTTGACATTTTGCGTCAGTGGTCTGCGTCGGATGTGACCCCTTGTGCCTGAATGGCACCCGCAGAGGGGCCAAGCATCCACCATGACGCTCCAACACACCCAAagcaaaacattcaaatcaTCATGAAGGCTCACAATCACACCGTGGCTTGCGAAAGCAGTCTTTCCTGTCTCTGTGGGTGCTTGCTGATTTGACAAACAGAATAGAATATCCACTGTATTGTGAACAGAAAATATGAGCATATAGGGCAGGAGTGGTTTTGTTCAAAGGAAACACCGTCTCCATGTGGCACATTCGTAAGATCAAATTGTTCCCCTGAAAATTCATCATGTTCTCCCCATTTTTGAACGTGCTTAATGATTCTGAAGTGCAAAGGTCCACATTCTTTGAAGTTGTAGCAGTTTATCACAAAGTTGTAATTTAGGGCTTCCACCCACACACAATGAAAAATCAAAGGTTTAGTCTAGAAGTATATGAACTCCAACCAAACTGCATGTTCCTCAAACTGCTGTCAAATACTCAGAGACCGTTTCATAGTCACGTGAAGTCAAGGTAGGAATAAACCTGAACGAGCTTAACACGAAGGACGTGAGgcaaaaatttaaaagaaatatttgtttattttttcatgtctttactAATTGGTAGATAAAATATGTCATTACAGTTTAAAAGTGGTGGACTGACCAACAACACGGCCATCCGAGCTGCCACCCTGCTGAAGACGTTAAACCAGATTGCAGCCAATGGCATCTCTCTTTGTATCTGGGCCACATATTTTGCATACAACATGCAAATACGGCAAATTCTTGTTTCGTTTTGAATATACTCGTTGAAAACCATGAAGAGGATATATATTCACACTAGCTTTAGGTCTGGTTCGTCCGTGATTCTTCTGATGCA includes the following:
- the tcima gene encoding transcriptional and immune response regulator a, with product MSSYVYSECRRVSPSVHGNKFDTAHRKKAVGNIFENVNQDALMKLFQKTGDMKAEERVRSIFSYTQDPEETARALMALKQRKKDKFLQIAGMVRHLLKLR